DNA from Zonotrichia leucophrys gambelii isolate GWCS_2022_RI chromosome 5, RI_Zleu_2.0, whole genome shotgun sequence:
AATCTAAATTACAAAAACATTTCCGGTATAGTTGCAGTGGTGGAATATCCACGTCCAGGTTTGAATGGCATCcaagaataattattttactaTGTAATCATGATAGTCAAATTACATCAGTATAGCAAATGATGCTTCTTGCTGTTGTGCTCCTCATCCCTTCAGTCAAGGGGACAACATTTTGGTGAGCTAAGGGTGGGAGGGTGTGTGGAGGGTCTCTGCCCTTGCTGCTTGCTTGTGGTTTTGGTTGTGCTGTAGAATGGAGAGTGCAAACCATGATGGAGTTGTAAGGAGGTGCTTGGACTCCCTTGTTGCAGCAAACTCTTTTCAGGACTCTTCAGCAGCAGACTTGCAGAGGTTTTGCCCACCCCCTCTTTGAGTTAAGAACAAGCAGTTGGAATCAAGGTCCATCTCCTTCTTTACagcttcccctgccccagctgtgggagtggaaggaagggcagagagAAATACAACATGGAAAGAGAGATATGAGTGATCTGTGTCTGATAAGGCAGAATGGACTTTAAATGTCTATAATGATCCTCACTCTGTTATTCAAAGCATAAAGTCACCTAGTATTCAGAGTATATAGTTACCAAAGTGTTTAGTGTCTGCTAAGCTGGAGTACACAGCAAGAATCTTAAATACATATGAACAAATATCTATAAAAATCcatgtattttacatttttgtgtACAACAATGCCTTGGGGACAGCATTCCATGCTGGGAAAGGAATTATTTCCTTCCCAATAGGTTAATGATTTAGTTGCTAAGCACCGAAACTTGATGGttctctgggctgcagcttttaaaaaatgttggtCTCTCTCAGGCATGGCTACTTGGATTTAAATACAAATGGAAATtatctgtcagaaaaaaaaaaagggccaaCTGACAAACACATAAGGCAGTTTCTTTCTACATAAGTGGTGTTTCCTGGGCTGTTGTCCCAATATGTTCCTATAGAGCATCTGACAGATAAAAAAAGTTCATCACAAATTTGTTTGTCCTGGCTTAAGAGTTCATAGCCCAGGTGTCTGTAAGGCTTTTGTAGTCAGTGACTGTGTGTGAATGAGAGCTCCCTGAGTCCAgtctccctgccatggacagggacatccTTTGGtagctcagagccccatccaacctgtccttgagcacttgcagggatgggccatcccagcttctctgggcagccagcTCCATTTAGccacagagctgtgagcagtgtttgtcagctgggctggctggaaaTTGGCTTTGTGGCAGGACACTGCTGCACTAGATGAGGGTTGCCATTCCTAAAGGCTGTAATTATACCAACAAACAGACCAACATTTTGTACAAGGGAGAGGAGATATTGTCTCTCTTATCTCTTTGTAGTCTCTAGGTATTAAAATGTAGCTTGTGCTTAGTACTGTCTGTGTGCAACTGCTTCTGACTTAGAGTGGAGATCTCTTGCCAAGCTGGCACTTGGACCCTGATCACGTTATACATGTTCCTGAACACGTTATTCACGCTTTGCAGTTTATGAAATGGAATGGTTTCATTGCTATTCTCTCCCTGTCTTGTTTATGAAAAGCCTGTTACTGCCTTGTGTCAGGACTGGGATTTGTGTAATGCTGCAGTAAGCTCTGTTAGGGAAAGATCTGGTTAAAAACTTCCTGATGGAAAAGTTTGTTCATCTAGATCTGCTTAGCCTTTCTGTATAGTTACAAAAATGCAATTAGATATAACCAAGAGAGGGCATCTAGTAGAAATAGGATTTCTACTTTTTGTCAGTAAGGATTTCGTGGACTGAAAGACTTGGAGAAACTTTGCTCTGGCTCAGGGGGAAGTGTTGATGTCTTTTCACTCTTGACAGATGAAAAAATCATTGCTTAAATGCAGGTAACACCATAATCATACAATGTCTGGTCATTTCACCTGCAAACAATTTCCCAAATGCAAGCAATGAGCAATATGTTGTGACATGGGAAGAGTGAGATCACATTTATGCCATGGCTGGATCTAACTTTTGATAAAATTGGTGTAAGTTAGACAGAAAATGTCTTGCCTCGCAGGATCCTTAGGGAAGCATTTGTTTGCTGCTGAGGATGAGAGATGAATCAGTGTTGCTCGGGATAGACCGGGAACATCTCAATATGACCTAACATACAAGAATGCTTAATAGTTATGTAATTAGTTTTTGGCAAGTTATTTTGGAGTGGAGATTGTGCAAGCGTTTTATGTGTACTTTATCCTGTAGAAAGGCTGAGATGTTAGCTCATGGGTGTAGGTAGAACAGaattaaaaagccaaaatccattttattttagtatttagCTGATCTGAGTATAGTTCCAGCTCTGGTCTCTTATTTAGAGATTAATCTGCTCTTTCTTCCAGCTGTCTCTTTTTATGTACCTACTgaaatatacaatatattatgtCCCTAGCTTAAATCACAGCTCTGAATACATGTGCTTCTGGCGAAGAAACGATGTTTGCCCTCTATGCTGCAGCGTGGGGCACAGTGCTGCCCCTGACTGTGAGcacccaggagagctgctgtcccagtgctcaTGCCACTCCCCTGTGGGCATCACCTTTGAAATAAATCACATGGGCAGAAAATCACTGATTTAGGCATTTGTGGTCTTCCATGGGAAATGTATTAAGTACAACCCAAGGATCCAGCTTAGTCCATATCGcagatttttgtttcagaaggagctggaaaCCCTCCTTCTAGCATTCCTACATCCTTTTACTCTGCACTAATAAACAAATGTAAGCAAGCAGGTTACAGCTGCTGGCATAGTGATATGCTGACATCATCCACCTCTGTTGACACCAGCAGAGTGGCACCACTGCTTTCTCTCTACTTTTCCACTACTTTCCCTCTGGTGGCCACTGCTGGGTGGCCCACTGCCCTTGGACCAGCTAGCATTAGATATTTAGAAGCTCGTGAGTGACAAATACAAGACACTTGTCCTTTCACAGTGAACATATAAAACTTCAGTGTAATTAGCTGGGCCCAAAAATGTTTCTTATTATTTTGTGTAGCGAAGGGGCTTTTTCACAGGAGACTCTGAAAAACCAGAAGGTGTTGTCATGTATATTGTCCTCTGTATATCCTACCTGTGTCTTGACTAATGCATTGTTTGAATTAATAAAGGAATTAATAATAGGGTCATATAATATATTGAGTACCAGGTACATCATTaactagatcaggttgttcagagccccagccaacctgtccttgaacgtttccagggatgaggcatctgcaacctctctgggcaacctgtgatAGTGTTTTaccaccctcattgtaaaaaatcttttccttatgTCTAGATTAAATATCTCCTCTTTTAGCTTGGAATTGTTACTCCTTGACCTATCACAACAAGCCCTACTAAACAGTCAGTTTGGCTTCATTCCTGTAAACCGCCATTAGATGTTGAAAGGCAATAAAGTGTTCCTAaagccttttcctctccaggctgaacagcctgcattctcagctctctcagcctttccttactggagaggtgctccagcgCTCTGACAATTTTcagccctcctctggacttgctccaactCATCCATGCCATTCTCTGGGGATTTGGGTGTGCTGTGCTTTTATAATCAGGTTTTTGAGCTGAACTGCTACAAGGCAAAGCACTATAATGTTAGTAAACTGTCtttgttttgtgtatttatttggTACAAATACCAGCTCCAGCATAGGACATGGAGCAGTGAAGCTTACATCCTGTGCCTGGTGTCTCTTTTATCTGTTGTGGCAGGGACTCATAATCAATACAATGCAGTCCAGGACAGCAgtatcacagattttttttttcctacttccCTTTAATAAACCTTCTAAGTGACTTATGCTGAGGAGTGTGTCCACTTTGACTGTATCAGTGTGctgcaaggaaaaggaaggaaaattaagaaatgaaatttcttcaCTTTCTACTACTAGTTTCTCATGGATGTGGGCAAGGCTGCTGCTTCTTTAAACCTCCATCACCACTGTCTctgtgggcagctcctgctcttgtTCACTTTTAAATCCCATGTGTACCAAAATATCCAAGTGTGAAGTATGTGGTGTCACATCAATGAGAAATTGTGTCTGGTGCCATCACTGGGTTATCTCAGGGACAGGATCAGTAGGACAGAGGATGAGTAAGAGCTCAGAACAAGGTATTTGCTGtcccctgaggaggaggaacagCAGGACCTGGCAGCCAATGGCCTGTCCAGGAGCAATTGCTCCAGCCCTAACTGAGGATTACTCTAGGGCCATGGTGAGTGCTTTGGATCTCCAGAGAGAAGCATCAATGGAACACAATTAGTCAGATTAATTTGTCAGTTTAGGCACTTGGTGAGTGAAACCTGCCCCTTAAAGGATGCATAGAACCGTAGAGTCATCTCTGTGAAAAGGTTATTCAGTAAATGTGTTGTTTCAGAATTGTGAACCCTTCTGAAAATATACTTGCAGCATTTATTCTCTCTTGGCTTGTAAGAGTGGGGAATGCTGTCTCACCATcatggagctgcctgggcagagTTACTGACTACATTTACCTATTGTACTAAagtgtctgtgctgctttggcagTGTGCTGACCTCAGAGACAGAAAAGTCATCCTTGTGCGCTGCTGTACATGTACACCAGTGTCCCCACCCTCTCAGCAGGACAGTGGCTCAGTCTGGACAAGAACTCAGACGAGAAGCAGCACACATGGGTAACCTCTCTGCTGGCCTGAGCTAACAGACCTCCTCAGTGGGCTGGAGGCTGGAAGATGTGCTGTGCAGACACCACAGCAGCTGGGTCTCTCCTGTTCTCATTGGACTATAAAGGGCAAAACTTGGTCCCATGCAGTCACATAGCCGCAGGTGTTGTGTCCTGTCCTGTCTTGTGTGTCCATGCCTTCATCCACCCCCTGCCCGAGCCATGGtttctctgtgaggagaaacCTGAGTTTTTCCACACCATGGTTTCATGCCTTTATCAGTATTAATGATAAACAGCCACAGTATTGTGGTTTGACTAGTATGCAAAAATTTGCTGTTGGAGTTAATCATGTGTTGAATTTAATATTAAACTCTGGCAAGTTACTTAATAGCTGTCACCTGTGATAAGTGCAACCTGCCTGCATTGCTGCTTGCACACACCTGCTCTGGAACATTTTAAATGGAATCTGCAGGCCTTGTTGGCTGCCACAGAAAGAAATAGGTCAAAACCTTCCATTATTTTCAAATGACAGTATGAAGCATCTCTAAGCAATTTTCACATcccattaaatttttttttttttttttttttttttttttttttgaggaggtGTCATTGTGGCCTCAATTTGagcaggctgaggagcagaTTTGGTTGTTTTACATTTCATCTCTTCTGGTGACTGCAGTAACTTACCTCTGCCAGCCACATCATCTGACAACATTTGAAGTGGCTTGGCTTATTAAAGCATTCTCTGTCTTTTGGACAGATGCCCCTAAGAATGAGATTAAGCTACATAAAACTGCATGCCTGGAACAGTCTTTCTGACCAGGCTGTTATATTCTTGTACTTTAGAGTAAACTTTGCAtaagcagctctgtgtgtaaAACTAAAATATCTATTCAGGTACTAGAGAATAACTTTTGGCATGTTAACTTTATTGgtgtgaaaaatataatttcaagaGTGGtgaaaaccacaacaaaaaacaaaacagcaaaacaaaaaaatccctggagTTTCTGGAGATTTTTGTCGAAATATTTGTCAGACTTTAGAAAGACATGAACTTTCACTACAGCTTTCACAGCACTTAGAAAATCTCTCTCTTGCCTGAATACTCCTCATGGTGACTTTGGCCTCCTTATCCTCAGAAGATTTGAGTATATCTCCTTTGTCCTCATCTTACATAGCACTTTTCTAATCTTTGAAATCTCTAATTTCTGTCAAGATGAGCTGAAGTTGGCCAAGAGGCTCAAGGGTTGTTGGAATGGTTGCAGAGCATGACCACATTAACCTGCTTCTTTAAGCAGCACTTCATCTTTTTGACTTTCTGTAAACTTCTCAGGGTTCACTTCTACAAAAACCTCCTCTGCATCCAGCACTCAATACCTGCCACTGCTTTCAAGGTCACATAAATTACATGTATTGTCTCCAGCCTTTGTTTATAGTAGACACAGCTGCATAGATGCAGATCATTGTAATCTTGATTTTATTGTATTGGTATTATACTGGGACAGTCTTGTGATGTTTACTTTACTATTCATAAAATGTGCCCATGAAACTCACAGGGACACTGTGTAACCTCAGGGTTCAGTATGAATGACTTCTCTATGCACTTATCTGTGTAAGCTGCAATTACTGAGAAATGCAAAGTATGAGTTAAAGGAAGGAGGTCAGTACGTGGCTAGAAGCCATAAGGCAGCAGAAAGAATCATGTGCAAGTTAATACTGGAAGTGAGAAGTGTGGCTTTGCAGAGAGGAGATGTGAATCAGTGAACAGCACCTAGAGGATCAGCTGTACTCTGTatttaagtttatttttaaaggacagATGGCTGGTGGGACTGGAGATCAATAAGCTGGTCTTGGCCTGACATGAATCAGACTTGCAGGCCTAGCCCAGGTCTCTGCTGTACTGCAGTATTTGTGAGGTCTCATGAAGCTGTTGTGTGATAATCTGCGTGGCTTTTACACCTGCTTTTGGTATGTGAcatggaaacagagaaaaatttgCCATGCCATACAAAATCCTGATAATATTACTGACTTTACTGTGATATTACTATGTGTGAAGAGTTGTACCTGTTTGAGCACTGGTAAACACTCAAACaattaggaattttttttaaatactgtgttTGTCATCTAACCACAGAGCAAAACCTGGTGAGCCTGTTGCTCAGCTCTCTTCTCTGCTTGTGTGTTTGAAACAGCAGTGTGAAAAGGGCTACAGAGAATGCAGTTGTATCCCTTTACTGGAAAATAACACCTGAGCAAAATACAAAAGGACATAAAAAACCTTAAAACATGACAGAAGGTGTTTCTTAGATCTTAAGTCCTGTAGGATTTGTCATATTACTCCTCATCACTGTGAAGCAATATTCATTGTGGGAAAGGCACATTATGCCACAGAATGACCATCagggtatttttttaatatgtctaTATATATCAATATCAATCAGAACTGGACATGATGATGGAACTAGTAAAACTTTCACCATAGTGGCAATCCTACTTTGGAATTAACATTTTATAAAACCAGGGCCTCAAACATAGTGTGATAAAACCAGAGAGTCACAGTGGTGATTGTGTTTGCCTAACCATGTCTAACCAagtttttctctgcatttttcccTTTAGCAAAGTATCCAGAGATCAAGAGTCTGATGGGACCAGATCCACATTTGAAGTGGATTGTATCTGGAATGGTTTTCACGCAGCTTCTGGCATGCTACCTGGTGAAAGACTTATCttggaaatggattttcttcTGGGCTTATGCTTTTGGGGGTTGCATCAACCACTCTCTGACCCTGGCCATCCATGACATTTCCCACAACGTGGCCTTTGGGAACAAGCAGGCCCGGTGGAACCGATGGTTCGCAGTCTTCGCCAACTTGCCCATAGGCGTCCCCTACTCTGCCTCCTTCAAGAAATACCACATTGACCATCACCGCTacctgggaggggacagcctggaCGTGGACATTCCCACAGACTTTGAGGGCTGGTTTTTCTGCACCCCGCTCCggaagctgctctggctgttcctgcagcctctgttCTACAGCCTGAGGCCGCTCTATGTGAACCCCAAAGCAATCACACGGATGGAAATCCTCAATGCTCTCGTCCAGTTTTCTATAGACCTCATCATTTACTACCTGTGGGGGCTCAAACCTGTTATTTACCTAATAGCAGGTACTATTCTTTGCTTGGGTCTTCATCCCATTTCTGGGCACTTCATAGCAGAACACTACATGTTCCTGAAAGGGTATGAGACATACTCTTATTACGGGCCTCTGAACTGGCTCACCTTCAATGTAGGCTACCACATGGAGCACCATGACTTCCCCAGCATTCCTGGATGCAGACTGCCCATGGTAAGTATAGTGTGAGATGAGCGAGTTGGATTTTTATTGAAGCTGCTAAAATGTGTCAAAGAAAATCCTTCAAATCATAGCAATTGatgaatttaagaaaaaaaagggggaaaaagagaacagcttctctggatttgtttctaattaattttaagCCCAAGATTGAGAGAAACAGCTGTCAAACTGCTGTAATACTTAGTTTATTTGATGCAAACTAAAACATCTGATCCTCAGAAGGCTTGAGGAATACCTTTTGCATGATAAAATCCTCCAACAAGGCTTTAAATGTCTTGATTTACATCCCTCAGCCACTAAGTTTCGACTCTGAAAGTTTAAAGACCCATCTAAAGGGAGGCAGGTGGCAATGGCTACTTTAAATTTGTCTAATGATCAATCTGTTAAGTATATTGCTTGATTAACatcaaagaaaatttttctggttttgagatGACATAATTTTTGGGGCATGTTCCAGCCTGACAGAGGTAGCACTGGAAAATAAAGCCGCACTCTCTGAGACTCCTttcagctctcctgccccacCCACAGAAACTGAGGAGGCCTGGCCTGTCGTTGGGAAAGCACTGTGGCTTTCCTCCTTTGAAAGGCAAACCcctttttgtttatgttttatCAGCTGTGGGAATCAAATTTGCAAAGCCCAGGTGTCTAGGAATGGTTTTCCATCTCCCTCcaggtgcagagctgctcttgtgTGTTTTGTGCAAGGGCTGCTCAGCAGGTGCTCAGTGTTGGAGGTACGTGACTCCAAGGATTACTCCTGCACACGAGTTCTCTGACGTAACAGGAAGGAAACACCTTTGTGTGGCCTGATGCAAAGTGTGGAACTGCTGCTCAATATCCACACGAGGTGGAGGTAGAGCCTGAGGCTCAGGAGCTGTGACCTCCCCACCACTACTGATACCATGTACAACTTCTGTGATGGCATACCTGGGCAAACCCTGCTGTGTGGGCTCATGTTCTCCATCACAGAAACACTCCCTGGAAGGAGATTCAAATCAACAGGAGATTTTCTTGTGTAGAAGGGTGTGGGAAGCCTCTATATAGCCTGCAATTGTTTTTAT
Protein-coding regions in this window:
- the DEGS2 gene encoding sphingolipid delta(4)-desaturase/C4-monooxygenase DES2 isoform X1; its protein translation is MGNRVAREDFEWVYTEQPHTQRRKEILAKYPEIKSLMGPDPHLKWIVSGMVFTQLLACYLVKDLSWKWIFFWAYAFGGCINHSLTLAIHDISHNVAFGNKQARWNRWFAVFANLPIGVPYSASFKKYHIDHHRYLGGDSLDVDIPTDFEGWFFCTPLRKLLWLFLQPLFYSLRPLYVNPKAITRMEILNALVQFSIDLIIYYLWGLKPVIYLIAGTILCLGLHPISGHFIAEHYMFLKGYETYSYYGPLNWLTFNVGYHMEHHDFPSIPGCRLPMVKKIAAEYYDNLPHHQSWIRVLWDFVFDDTLGPYSRVKRLCKLAKES
- the DEGS2 gene encoding sphingolipid delta(4)-desaturase/C4-monooxygenase DES2 isoform X2 gives rise to the protein MGNRVAREDFEWVYTEQPHTQRRKEILAKYPEIKSLMGPDPHLKWIVSGMVFTQLLACYLVKDLSWKWIFFWAYAFGGCINHSLTLAIHDISHNVAFGNKQARWNRWFAVFANLPIGVPYSASFKKYHIDHHRYLGGDSLDVDIPTDFEGWFFCTPLRKLLWLFLQPLFYSLRPLYVNPKAITRMEILNALVQFSIDLIIYYLWGLKPVIYLIAGTILCLGLHPISGHFIAEHYMFLKGYETYSYYGPLNWLTFNVGYHMEHHDFPSIPGCRLPMVCHSERSE